The DNA region CGCTTCGACGTAGAGAGCCTGCTCGCCCAGGCGCGCCGGACTGCGGGTCTGGAAGACTTCGGAGACCCGGCCTTCCTGCCCGGCTTGCAGCGGCTTGTCGAGTCACTGGAAGCGGACGCGCGACTCTCGCCGTTTGGTCGCTACGTCGCCAAGCTACAGCTCCTCGAAGTGCTCGGGCACCGCCTGCAGTTGACCGACTACCGGCGCAGCCACCCCGAGGTGGCCGAACAATCAATCGTTCGTCCGCTGCTCGTCGTGGGCCTTCCGCGCACGGGTACGACGCTCCTGTACGAATTGCTCGCCCAGGACCCCGCACACCGGGCACCGCTGTCCTGGGAACTCGACGACCCTTGCCCGCCTACCGATTCGCCCCTAGCGGCCGACGACCCCCGGATCATCAAATGCGATCGACGCATGGCGGCACTGCGAGCTTTGGCACCGGGCTTCCAGGCGATTCATCCAATCGGCGCTCTGCTCCCCCAGGAGTGCCTGGTCGCAACGGCCTACGCGTTCCTGAGTGTGCGCTTTGAACTTTGCTTCGACGTCGCCAGCTATCAACGCTGGCTCACCGAACAGGACATGGGGTTCGCTTATCAAACCCATTTCGAGATCCTGCAGCTTTTGCAATCGCGCCGCGCGCCGAAGCGATGGGTTTTGAAATCTCCCGGTCATCTCGGCACCTTCGACACCATTCTCGACCGCTATCCAGACGCCATGATGGTGCAGACTCATCGCGACCCGCAGAAGGTCATCCCGTCCCTGGCGAGCCTGTATGCGAACATGCGTTCAATCGCGACCGAAGACCTGCAACTCGAGCAACTCGGGCCGCAATTGGTAGACACCTGGTCTGCCTACCTCGAGGAAGGAATCCGCAGACGCCAATCCCGGCCCCACGCCGCGGATCAAATCCTGGATGTGCACTATCGGGATCTCGTCGCCGATCCGATCGCGTGCGTGCAGCGAATCTATCGCCACTTCGAGTTGCCGCTGGAAGACTCGACCCTCGAACGCATGCGCGCCTACCTCGCATCGAATCCCCGCCATCGCTTTGGCGTGCACCGCTACGACCATGAAAGCTTTGGCCTGGTGCCCCAGGGCGTCGCAAGCGCCTTCAAGCGCTACTGCGATCACTTCAGCATCGAACCCGAGGTTGATTGATGATCGTTGATAGAAGTTCCGCCGGCAGAGCGAGGGCGGTCACTTCTCCGGCGAATCGCTCCAGGCGCCACCCGTGTACATGCGCAATAGCAGACGATCGCGCAGTCGGTCCGGGATCAAGCCGAGCATCCCCCGCTGCATGCGCCCCAGTCGCGGCGCGAAGTAACGCGCCCGGGGCCGGCGGGCGTTTGCAGCCCGTTCGATGACCTTCGCAACGTCGTCTGCCCTGAGTGCGGAGCGCAGCTGAGTATTCGCAAACTTTTCGAGATCGAACATCAGCGGGCGGTAAGGGTTTGCGAGATCCTCGCGCAGTGCGCGACCCTGGATTCGCGCGCTTTCGAACGCCTCGGTCGCGACGAAGCCGGGGATGATCAGAGACACGGCAATGTTCCACGGCAGAAGTTCCAGGCGCAGACACTGAGAGGCCGCCTCGATTCCGGCCTTGGAAGCCGAATATGCAACGGCCAGCGGCGCGGCGACGCTACCTGCCATCGAGCCGATATTGATGATGCGACCGCCACCCTGCTCCCGCATCAGCGGAGTAATCTCCGAAATCAGTTGCAACTGCGAGATCAGGTTGACTTCGAAGGTATGACGTAGTTCTCCGCGAGAGAGTTGCTCGACTGCCGATGCGGGGCTGTAGCCTGCGTTGTTGACGAGAACGTCGATGCGCCCCCAGGTTTTCTGGGTGCGTGCGACCAGTTCGTGGGTCTCCTCCTCACTGGCGAGATCGACCGCCAGCGGCAGAACCTCGGCACCAACGACCGCGAGTTCCTTGGCCATCGCCTCGAGTCGATCGATGCGCCTCGCTGCGGCCGCCACGCGAAACCCGGCGCGGGCCAATCTCCGCGCGGTGGCTTCACCTATGCCTGAAGAAGCACCCGTCACGATGACGACGCGCGGGGAAGTAGACACTGCATTCATGATCGCGGAGCATTGCGAGGGCAATACGAGTCGTCCATACGCCAGCCTGTTGATTGTCAGACTGAACCCAGGATTGAGTCGGATGCATCCGGGACACGCTACTGCCTCGGCGGCTTGTCACGACTCTCCTCGGGTGGACGCGGCGAGTCTTACGATCGTTGGACTCTCATCCAAAAGCGGTACTACAACTGCGGTTGCCTGGGCAGCGTCGAGTTGCAACTGTTCCGCGCAACTGTTTTCTGAATCCTGCGGCCTACTCGAAGTGTCGTCAGCTCGCTGCGCTCCCGCGCACCGAGAGCGCAACGAGAAATTGGGAGTTTGACACATGCATGCGTCTTCGCTGGTCGGAACCTGGGCGTTGCGTCGCTTCGAACTGTGCTTTCCCGACGGTCGAATTACGCATCCCTATGGTGAGGACGTAACCGGGCTGCTCTTCTACGACGACACCGGCCATATGTCCGCAGCCTTCGGCAGCGCAAAGCGCGAGGCGGGCGCTTCCCTCGATCTCGAAGAAGTTGGCACCAAGCCAGCCTACGACGCCTTCATGGCCTACTGCGGCAGCTATGAAGTCGAGCAAGATCGCATCGTCCATCGAGTCGAGGTCAGCTCGCTCGCGGCCTGGGCCGGCACTGTCCAGGAGCGCAGATTCAAGATCGAAGACGGAAGGCTGACCCTCGTCACCATGCCGCTCGTAATCGGGGCAGACGCGCCTACGGGGCGCCTCGTCTGGGACCGCGTCGGAGCGGACAAGCAGACCCGGTGAGCGGACCCGAGAAAGAATCGCAAAGCCCACTTTCGTCCGACCCCGTGACTCCCATCGCGATCATCGGGATCGGCTGCCGTTTCCCGGGCGCACGTGGCCCCGAAGCGCTTTGGCGAATCATCATCGAAAACCGCTGTACCGTCAGCGAAGTCCCGGAGCACCGCATCGAGTTGGGCTACTCGGTCGACCGCTATTACGATCCGCGTCCACGCATCCCGGGGCGCATTTCCAGCTGCAAAGCGGGTTTCATCGATCACCCCGAGCGATTCGACCCCTTGCCCTTCGGCCTGACCCCAAGAGACGCTGCGGCACTGGAGCCCCAGGCACGCATGATGCTCGAAGCGGTCTGGGATGCGATCGAAGACGCGGGCATCCCCTTCGAGGACTTGCGCGGCGAGCGTGTCGGTGTTCTCGTCGGACATACCTACGAAGATTTTTCACGCGAACGCATCGCGGTTCTCGGCGAAGACGCGGCGATGCGCAGCTTGGATGTACGCACGGCAGTGGGCTACGCGCGGTCCGCGATCTCCGGACGCATCTCACATCAGCTCGATCTGCGCGGCCCGAGCCTCACCATCGACACCGCTTGTTCGTCTTCTCTTTACGCGACTCACCTCGCCTGCCAGAGCCTCTGGCGGGGCGAGTCGACGTTGGCCTTTGCCGGGGGCGTGAGCTTGTTCTTGACGCCCGAGGGCAGCCTCGCTCTCTCGCGCAGCGGCATGATGGCAAACGATGGGCGCTGCAAGGCTTTCGACGCCAAGGCCGATGGCTTTGTGCGGGCCGAAGGCGCGGGTGTCGTTTTACTGCGGCCACTCGCGGATGCAGTAGCGAACGGCGACCCGATCTACGCAGTGATTCGTGGCACCGGAGTGAGTGCGGACGGCCGGGACGGCGGACACATGATGGCGCCGGGCCGCAGTGGACAAGTCCAGGCCATGCGCGACGCCTATCGAACGGCGGGGTTGGCCGCTTCGGAAATCGACTTCGTGGAGGCTCACGGCACCGGCACCTGGATTGGGGATCCGGTCGAGATCGCAGCCCTGGGCGACGTGATGTGCGAAGGACGCGCTGCGGACCGTCCACTGCTGATTTCCTCGATCAAGGGAAACATCGGCCACGCCGAATCTGCCTCGGGTGCCGCCGGCTTGATCCGGGCCGCGCTCGCGATCGAACGCAGAGTCGTGCCTGCGCAGCTCCACTTCGAAACACCCAACCCACAGATCGCATGGGATGAGGTCCCGATCGTTGTACAGCGAGAGGCCACGCCCTGGCCAGAGCGCGACGTTGCCAGAGCGGCCGTAAACTCGTTCGGTATTTCCGGTACCAACGCGCACGTCGTGCTCGAGAGCGCACCCGCCCTGGACGAATGCGTCGAATCTTCATTCGACGGACCTCTGTTGTTACCCATCACAGCGCACGATTCGAATGCATTGAGCGAGCTCGCTTCGCTGCATCTCGAACAATTGCGCGAGACCGCGTGGGTCGATGACGAAGAAACAAAACCCCAGGCGAAAGCGATCCGCGGCCCCATCGCATTGACGGATCTCGGTTACACGCTCGCGCGTCGCCGCAGCCATCACAGCGAGCGCCTCTCGATCGTCGCGGATTCCCCAGCTGCACTCGCCCTCGAACTCGAGGCCTACCTCGCCGGTACTCCGAGCCCCGCGTGCCAGAGCGGACGAGCGCGGGCCGGCGGGCCGGGCCCGCTCGTCTTCGTGTTTCCCGGCCAGGGAGGGCAATGGGCAGGCATGGGAGCCGACTTGCTCGACCGGTCGTCGGCCTTCCGCACTTCGATCGAGGCATCGGATGCGGCCTACCGAAAACACGTAGACTGGTCCCTGGTCGATGTGTTGCGGGACTCGCTGCGTGATGGCGGTCCCTTCGAACGCCTTTCTGTGTTACAGCCGGTGCTCGTCGCCGTTCAAATTGCCCTCGCCGACATGCTCGCCGACTGTGGGATCGTGCCCGACGCGGTGATGGGTCAAAGCGTAGGTGAGATCGCCGCGGCGGCGGTGGCGGGGGTATTTCCCCGGGAAGAAATCGCGCGCCTGGTTTGCCTGCGCGGCGCAGCGGTTGAGCACGCGGCCGGCAAGGGCGCCATGGGGCTCATCGCACTTTCAGAAGATGAGACCCGCGAGGCCATTGCAAGCGCGGGGGACCGCCTCGAGGTCGCCGGTCAAAACGGACCCGCATCTACCCTGATCGCGGGCGATCGAGATCCTCTGATTTCCATGATCAAACGCCTCGAAGCCCGCGGCGTCTTCGCCCGCACCCTCGATGTCGACTTCGCCTCCCATTGTTTTCACATGGATCCGTTGCTCGAAGCTTTCTCCGCTGAACTCGGTGCACTTGCACCGAACGAGGCCAGCTGTTCGATCTACTCCACGGTCGAGGGCGACGTCATTTCCGGCCCGGCGCTGGGTACCGACTACTGGCTGCGCAACCTCCGCCAGCGGGTGCGCTTTTCCGATGCGATGATGCGGGCACTCGAACCCGCCGAATCGACCTTTGTCGAACTCTCCCCCCACCCGACCCTCGGCACGCCCATTGGCGAGATCGCCGCCGTGCTGGGCAAGACTGCGCGCACATTCGCAACGCTGCGGCGCGGCCAACCCGGGCAGGAGAGCATGCTGCGCCTGCTGGGCAGCCTCTTCACGACGGGCCACCCCGTGGACATGAAGCGCTTGTATCCCCAGGGCCGCAACGTTCGTCTTCCCCTTTACCCCTATCAGAAACGAACTCTTTGGTTCGGATCGCGCCGCCGCCCACGACAAAGCGCGCCCATTCATCCACTACTGGGCAAACGCAGCCACGATGCCGCAGCTCCCCGACACCAACGCTGGGAGACGCTCATCGATCTCGACACTACCCAGGCCTTCGGTCTCGCCGAGCGCGATGATCTCACCGCATTGCCGGCGGGCTTCTGTATTGAGGTTGCGCTCGCCGCCGCCGCGGATGTCTGGCCGGATTGCGGTGCACGAGTCACGCGAATGCGCCTGCCTACCGATCCCCCGCTTCGCGGGGCCGACGGCACTGCGGAATCGCGATTCGTCCTGCAGGTCAACTTTGTGGCAGGCGCCGAGGGCAGCGGACGCCTGAACCTGTATACGCGCAACCTCGAAGATTCAGGGGCGGCGTGGCGACACGCCGCCGCCGCAGAGGTTTCGACCCTCGCAGACGACAACCAAGACGATGCTTTCGGCGAGCAGCGCGAAGACCTGGCGCAGATTCGCAAGCGCATCGCGACCGAGGTCGCGCCCGAATGGTCGAAAGCGGTATTGGCCCGTGCCGGCGCCGGGTTTGCGCGACGCGTAGACGGACTGCGAACACTTCATCTTGGCAAAGACGAGTTGCTCGCACGCATCGAGATCCCGACCGCCTGCCAAAACGACATTGGCCACTATCACCTGCACCCCGTGTTGATCGAGACCGGCATCGCGCTGGCAGGCTGCGTGCTTGAACCTCCCGAAGGAGGACCGTTTGCAAGGGGCTTGTCGAGTCTCACATGCTTTGCTCGCTGTGAAGAAAGCAACTGGTGTCACGCCAAGCTCGCTGCAGACGGTCGTTCAATCGATCTCAGCTTCTATTCGGAGTCGGGGAAACGACTCGCGGAAATCGAGGGACTCCGGACTCGACCGGGTGCGTCACCAGGCCGCGCATCGGCCGAACGTTTCATCCATCAAATCGCCTGGTCACCGGTGAAAGACACCGTCGAGCCCGGGCGCAACGGCGGGAACGACGCCGTTTTCCCGAACAGAAGTGAACGCTGGATTGTTGCCGCGGCGGATGCAACGGAGGCTCGGCTCCAGGCACGAGCCCTCGGCAGCCGCTGCCTGGCCATCGCCAACCTGGAGGCTGGCCACATCAAAAGGCTCGCCGAGACTGGCGACGCCCCCGGTTTGCTGCTG from Myxococcales bacterium includes:
- a CDS encoding sulfotransferase translates to MSNLQSHTIPARPASLRAIDAVGRGLGRLGWRGIRFDVESLLAQARRTAGLEDFGDPAFLPGLQRLVESLEADARLSPFGRYVAKLQLLEVLGHRLQLTDYRRSHPEVAEQSIVRPLLVVGLPRTGTTLLYELLAQDPAHRAPLSWELDDPCPPTDSPLAADDPRIIKCDRRMAALRALAPGFQAIHPIGALLPQECLVATAYAFLSVRFELCFDVASYQRWLTEQDMGFAYQTHFEILQLLQSRRAPKRWVLKSPGHLGTFDTILDRYPDAMMVQTHRDPQKVIPSLASLYANMRSIATEDLQLEQLGPQLVDTWSAYLEEGIRRRQSRPHAADQILDVHYRDLVADPIACVQRIYRHFELPLEDSTLERMRAYLASNPRHRFGVHRYDHESFGLVPQGVASAFKRYCDHFSIEPEVD
- a CDS encoding SDR family oxidoreductase, whose protein sequence is MSTSPRVVIVTGASSGIGEATARRLARAGFRVAAAARRIDRLEAMAKELAVVGAEVLPLAVDLASEEETHELVARTQKTWGRIDVLVNNAGYSPASAVEQLSRGELRHTFEVNLISQLQLISEITPLMREQGGGRIINIGSMAGSVAAPLAVAYSASKAGIEAASQCLRLELLPWNIAVSLIIPGFVATEAFESARIQGRALREDLANPYRPLMFDLEKFANTQLRSALRADDVAKVIERAANARRPRARYFAPRLGRMQRGMLGLIPDRLRDRLLLRMYTGGAWSDSPEK
- a CDS encoding lipocalin-like domain-containing protein; this encodes MHASSLVGTWALRRFELCFPDGRITHPYGEDVTGLLFYDDTGHMSAAFGSAKREAGASLDLEEVGTKPAYDAFMAYCGSYEVEQDRIVHRVEVSSLAAWAGTVQERRFKIEDGRLTLVTMPLVIGADAPTGRLVWDRVGADKQTR
- a CDS encoding acyltransferase domain-containing protein, with product MSGPEKESQSPLSSDPVTPIAIIGIGCRFPGARGPEALWRIIIENRCTVSEVPEHRIELGYSVDRYYDPRPRIPGRISSCKAGFIDHPERFDPLPFGLTPRDAAALEPQARMMLEAVWDAIEDAGIPFEDLRGERVGVLVGHTYEDFSRERIAVLGEDAAMRSLDVRTAVGYARSAISGRISHQLDLRGPSLTIDTACSSSLYATHLACQSLWRGESTLAFAGGVSLFLTPEGSLALSRSGMMANDGRCKAFDAKADGFVRAEGAGVVLLRPLADAVANGDPIYAVIRGTGVSADGRDGGHMMAPGRSGQVQAMRDAYRTAGLAASEIDFVEAHGTGTWIGDPVEIAALGDVMCEGRAADRPLLISSIKGNIGHAESASGAAGLIRAALAIERRVVPAQLHFETPNPQIAWDEVPIVVQREATPWPERDVARAAVNSFGISGTNAHVVLESAPALDECVESSFDGPLLLPITAHDSNALSELASLHLEQLRETAWVDDEETKPQAKAIRGPIALTDLGYTLARRRSHHSERLSIVADSPAALALELEAYLAGTPSPACQSGRARAGGPGPLVFVFPGQGGQWAGMGADLLDRSSAFRTSIEASDAAYRKHVDWSLVDVLRDSLRDGGPFERLSVLQPVLVAVQIALADMLADCGIVPDAVMGQSVGEIAAAAVAGVFPREEIARLVCLRGAAVEHAAGKGAMGLIALSEDETREAIASAGDRLEVAGQNGPASTLIAGDRDPLISMIKRLEARGVFARTLDVDFASHCFHMDPLLEAFSAELGALAPNEASCSIYSTVEGDVISGPALGTDYWLRNLRQRVRFSDAMMRALEPAESTFVELSPHPTLGTPIGEIAAVLGKTARTFATLRRGQPGQESMLRLLGSLFTTGHPVDMKRLYPQGRNVRLPLYPYQKRTLWFGSRRRPRQSAPIHPLLGKRSHDAAAPRHQRWETLIDLDTTQAFGLAERDDLTALPAGFCIEVALAAAADVWPDCGARVTRMRLPTDPPLRGADGTAESRFVLQVNFVAGAEGSGRLNLYTRNLEDSGAAWRHAAAAEVSTLADDNQDDAFGEQREDLAQIRKRIATEVAPEWSKAVLARAGAGFARRVDGLRTLHLGKDELLARIEIPTACQNDIGHYHLHPVLIETGIALAGCVLEPPEGGPFARGLSSLTCFARCEESNWCHAKLAADGRSIDLSFYSESGKRLAEIEGLRTRPGASPGRASAERFIHQIAWSPVKDTVEPGRNGGNDAVFPNRSERWIVAAADATEARLQARALGSRCLAIANLEAGHIKRLAETGDAPGLLLLAYDFANDFFWSPAEVGVGTTPFARLLDCLAAEDTTLGEVVVVTRGVHRDDKPSALTEQASAIAWGIATTEGQRADAKGPRYSAIDLPSDPSVNDATTVARFLAERGDGPAYAFVVDRWLEPKLVQSALSDNRQVAAGSDACFAAQLEPQAYGESCVVLRAREVAQPKPFEVTVRVHAAGLSQLDTRAALGLGEDLQALDSTRAAATKLGLGRECAGNIVAVGNCVTEFRVGDAVVGLAQGAVASHVTTPAAWLSPLPDGFTFAAGAALPLAHVVAERALLDLARVTPGERVLVLAGAGGVGLAITQVARRLGAHVLAASSTERRRSALKASGAELTCDVSGSAIVSAARAWVEDGGVDVVLCAFDDSRIEQASETLAASGRFIDLRPAGARTCSSPMLRGNQTLFSFDFDRWLAETPETVGAALRRAIKNIDHAVRNGAQPAPHNTFSIAELARALRFAEQDRQIGRITIDLTSEEPLSIQVGPSSQLLSDELRHWISGARAQDIEMQAKWLMERGARALLVCPTRPLGEHEAPLLERLEALGLRVELVSGNKAGASLELSRDVHPLGSVIHVVDDTISSATAIDAEIELMRVLDTATRDQPPKVFLLVHAARDVFGRGHEDKSPGAEGEHSQGRIDAGRGMRTFADALCRERRRRGQPAASIGIAYTGEGAPSSERRIGQAMGLLVFCERGGQGGLGDDGVVIPADPEDWPTQGARSLLHETSLSAGSTSAIYSPIDLAGLPPEQRTARLAAVVEERIANVLALSGEARARLDPNASLVDLGLDSLLARELALLIEKDAGIALPPATWVDRPSLHVLLESLEKAVALKATIH